A region from the Mucilaginibacter sp. CSA2-8R genome encodes:
- a CDS encoding glucosaminidase domain-containing protein gives MKKILLFACLLTSTFAASAQTNNASESYIDKFKSNAIRIMHESGVPASIILAIAMHESASGNSKLARTQNNHFGMKGKSPVSYSGQKRTHSSYKQYDSASDSFQDFARIMTERKQFSHLAQSLSHYDYKSWVRGIQHSGYASSRAWGNQVLGLIRKYELHAYDEQPDSVKAEPKRN, from the coding sequence ATGAAGAAAATCTTACTGTTTGCATGTTTGCTAACTTCCACCTTTGCTGCTTCAGCACAAACAAACAACGCTTCAGAATCATACATTGATAAGTTCAAAAGTAATGCCATTCGCATTATGCACGAGAGCGGAGTGCCTGCCAGCATCATTTTAGCGATCGCTATGCACGAATCGGCCAGCGGAAACAGCAAATTAGCACGTACCCAAAACAATCACTTCGGGATGAAAGGCAAAAGCCCGGTATCTTATTCAGGACAAAAGCGTACACATTCCTCCTATAAACAATACGATTCCGCCTCAGATTCTTTTCAGGATTTCGCCCGCATCATGACTGAGCGTAAGCAGTTTAGTCATTTAGCTCAAAGCCTTAGCCATTACGATTATAAAAGCTGGGTAAGAGGCATTCAGCACAGTGGTTACGCCAGCAGCCGTGCCTGGGGCAATCAGGTTTTAGGCCTTATCCGCAAATACGAATTGCATGCTTATGATGAGCAGCCCGACTCGGTAAAAGCAGAACCAAAACGTAATTAA
- a CDS encoding AraC family transcriptional regulator encodes MNAAKQTALPHILYSCYHTRSREGEQFVPEHILSFQIAGSVAISDGEQNYLFNEGDIRFHQRNHLLKFSKLPPSAGGEFKSLSIYFDQDTLRQFSYEYDYTANKLHIHKAITVLQHNPLYQSFLHSLQPYEQLSGHAFHQDLIQLKVKEALLILLKTNPDLKEVLFDFTDPGKIDLEAFMIKNYKFNVSLPRFAYLTGRSLATFKRDFEKLFHTTPSKWLQQQRLKEAYHLIKEKGRRPSEVYLEVGFEDLSHFSFVFKKTYGIAPSLL; translated from the coding sequence ATGAATGCCGCAAAACAGACTGCATTACCGCATATATTATACTCATGCTACCATACACGCAGCCGCGAGGGCGAACAGTTTGTACCCGAGCATATTTTAAGTTTTCAAATTGCAGGTTCTGTCGCCATCAGCGACGGTGAACAAAATTATCTTTTTAACGAGGGTGATATCCGGTTTCATCAGCGTAACCATTTGCTTAAATTCTCAAAACTTCCGCCGTCTGCCGGAGGCGAGTTCAAATCTTTATCTATTTATTTTGATCAGGATACATTACGTCAATTTAGTTATGAATATGATTATACAGCAAATAAGTTGCATATACACAAAGCCATAACTGTACTGCAGCACAACCCATTATATCAAAGCTTTCTGCACTCGCTTCAACCTTACGAACAATTATCAGGACATGCCTTCCATCAGGACCTTATTCAATTGAAAGTTAAAGAGGCCTTACTGATTTTGCTTAAAACTAATCCTGACCTTAAGGAGGTGCTGTTTGATTTTACTGACCCGGGTAAGATAGATTTAGAAGCCTTTATGATCAAAAATTACAAGTTTAATGTGAGCCTGCCGCGCTTTGCCTATTTAACGGGCCGCAGCCTGGCAACCTTTAAGCGCGATTTTGAAAAGCTCTTTCACACTACGCCCAGTAAGTGGCTGCAACAGCAACGCCTCAAAGAAGCCTATCATCTAATTAAAGAAAAAGGCCGGCGCCCTTCCGAAGTTTACCTGGAAGTAGGTTTTGAAGATTTGTCTCATTTTTCCTTTGTGTTTAAAAAGACGTATGGCATAGCCCCATCTTTATTGTGA
- a CDS encoding gliding motility lipoprotein GldH: MDESVSIANHNWIYGNKIKFDVDIKDTQVSYNLYLNVRVTSAYRYSNMFVLVYQSQGPTKKATTTRYELKLASPTGEWLGKGSGSMYSYQIPFKQQYRFPAAGKYHFEIEQNMRDNPLRSVSDVGLRVEKAE; the protein is encoded by the coding sequence ATGGACGAGAGTGTGTCTATTGCCAACCATAATTGGATTTACGGTAACAAAATAAAGTTTGATGTAGATATTAAAGATACCCAGGTATCTTATAATTTGTATCTGAACGTTAGGGTAACTTCTGCTTACCGTTACTCTAACATGTTTGTACTGGTATATCAAAGCCAGGGGCCAACTAAAAAAGCTACCACTACCCGGTACGAGTTAAAACTGGCCAGCCCAACCGGCGAGTGGTTAGGTAAAGGCTCAGGCAGTATGTATAGTTATCAAATTCCTTTTAAACAGCAATACCGTTTCCCGGCTGCAGGCAAATATCACTTTGAAATTGAACAGAATATGCGCGACAACCCGTTGCGCTCGGTAAGTGATGTAGGCTTGCGGGTAGAAAAAGCAGAATAG
- the ricT gene encoding regulatory iron-sulfur-containing complex subunit RicT, whose product MGCGSCSTGGGCTPAGCKSNGSCMTNGCSKLDVYDWLAHMDMPSSYKPFQVVEIKFKGSRKDFYLNADNIYLESGELVAVETATGGYDIGHVSLTGELVRMQMVKRHVKEADVTKKIYRRATPTDVDKWKMAKELEWETMHRARKLALDLNLSMKISDVDYQGDKTKATFYYTAEGRVDFRELIKKMAEAFRIRIEMRQIGMRQEASRLGGIGSCGRELCCSTWLTDFKTVSTSAARYQNLSLNTLKLAGQCGKLKCCLNYELDGYMDALKHIPDNVNVLRTEKGDARLQKTDIFKRMMWFSLPGAENWIPLTIARVKEVQRLNKEGITPEELDDVIETKEAPVKVLDYENVVGQDSLTRLDERSQNRNNNNKKKKNKKPGAPQGNGQPQPAQAAERKPQGNNNSNNNQQPVADKKPQSNQPRPKNQPKQNNQQRPDSQGKPNNAPRQNTPVTAAMANDAKLVDGTAENAKAGGEGAKRNNRRHRANRNRSNNNQQPNAPQA is encoded by the coding sequence ATGGGATGTGGAAGTTGCTCTACCGGGGGCGGATGTACACCGGCAGGCTGTAAAAGCAATGGGTCATGCATGACCAATGGCTGCAGCAAGCTTGATGTATATGATTGGCTGGCGCATATGGATATGCCGTCGAGCTATAAGCCTTTCCAGGTAGTTGAGATAAAATTTAAAGGATCGCGTAAGGATTTTTACCTTAACGCCGACAATATATACCTCGAATCGGGCGAATTGGTGGCTGTTGAAACCGCAACCGGCGGGTACGACATTGGTCACGTATCGTTAACGGGCGAGCTGGTACGAATGCAGATGGTAAAACGCCACGTTAAAGAGGCGGACGTTACCAAAAAGATATACCGACGTGCTACGCCCACCGATGTGGATAAATGGAAGATGGCCAAAGAGCTGGAATGGGAAACCATGCACCGTGCCCGTAAACTGGCGCTCGACCTTAATTTATCTATGAAGATAAGTGACGTAGACTACCAGGGCGATAAAACCAAAGCTACCTTTTATTACACTGCCGAAGGCAGGGTAGATTTTAGGGAACTGATTAAAAAGATGGCCGAAGCTTTCCGTATCCGTATTGAGATGCGGCAGATTGGTATGCGCCAGGAGGCCAGTCGTTTAGGAGGTATAGGTTCCTGCGGGCGCGAGTTATGCTGCTCAACCTGGTTAACCGATTTTAAAACGGTTTCTACCTCGGCTGCACGTTACCAGAACTTATCATTAAACACACTAAAACTGGCCGGACAGTGCGGTAAGCTCAAATGCTGTTTAAATTACGAGTTGGACGGCTACATGGATGCGCTGAAGCATATACCCGATAACGTGAACGTTTTACGTACCGAAAAGGGCGACGCCAGGCTGCAAAAAACGGATATTTTTAAACGCATGATGTGGTTTAGCTTACCCGGTGCCGAAAACTGGATACCGCTTACCATTGCTCGCGTTAAAGAAGTACAGCGTTTAAACAAGGAAGGCATCACCCCGGAAGAGCTGGATGATGTAATAGAGACTAAAGAGGCACCGGTAAAAGTACTGGACTACGAAAACGTAGTTGGACAAGATAGCCTGACCCGTTTAGACGAGCGCAGCCAGAACCGTAACAATAACAACAAAAAGAAAAAAAATAAAAAGCCTGGTGCACCACAGGGCAATGGGCAGCCGCAACCAGCACAAGCTGCTGAAAGAAAGCCGCAAGGCAATAACAATAGTAATAATAATCAGCAACCTGTTGCCGATAAAAAGCCTCAAAGCAACCAGCCAAGGCCTAAAAATCAGCCTAAGCAAAATAATCAGCAAAGGCCGGACAGCCAGGGTAAACCTAATAATGCGCCACGCCAAAATACGCCTGTAACTGCTGCCATGGCTAATGATGCAAAGCTGGTAGATGGGACAGCCGAAAACGCAAAAGCAGGCGGCGAAGGCGCTAAGCGCAACAATCGCAGGCACAGGGCTAACCGTAACCGTAGTAACAATAACCAGCAGCCTAACGCTCCGCAAGCATGA
- a CDS encoding GtrA family protein yields MFKIHYFIKHTILSSIDFFYAPFKKLMPLQTFRYAACGGSNTLFDILLFSLSYNFLFKKEGLPIAHYTVSPHIAALIFSFSISFCTGFYLNRYIVFKASGLSKKSQLYRYMAVNAICILLNVVLLKTLVDYVGLYPTVSKIIATGFIIFFSYFSQTYFFFKPQIAAQELSRARNAG; encoded by the coding sequence ATGTTCAAAATTCACTATTTTATTAAGCATACCATATTAAGCAGTATTGATTTTTTCTACGCACCGTTTAAGAAATTAATGCCCTTACAAACCTTTCGTTATGCTGCTTGCGGTGGCTCTAATACGTTGTTTGACATTCTGCTGTTTAGCCTAAGCTACAACTTTTTGTTTAAAAAAGAAGGTTTGCCTATTGCTCATTATACGGTAAGTCCGCACATTGCAGCTTTAATTTTCTCTTTCAGCATATCGTTTTGCACTGGCTTTTATTTAAACCGGTATATCGTGTTTAAAGCGTCGGGGTTAAGCAAAAAGTCACAGTTGTACCGGTACATGGCCGTAAATGCCATTTGTATTTTGTTAAATGTGGTGTTGCTTAAAACACTGGTTGATTATGTGGGCCTTTACCCAACCGTATCTAAAATTATTGCCACCGGGTTTATTATTTTCTTCAGTTACTTTAGCCAGACCTATTTCTTCTTTAAACCCCAAATTGCCGCTCAGGAACTGAGTCGGGCAAGAAATGCGGGTTAG
- a CDS encoding heme-binding protein — protein MDVTLKQAEAISSAAKQKAKEIGVPMNIAIVDAGANLKAFHRMENAWLGSIDIAIKKAKTARYFDMETGKLGQLSQPGGALYQIEVSNGGLITFPGGIPIKNSAGEIIGAIGVSGGSVEQDHEVALAGLAVSF, from the coding sequence ATGGATGTTACATTAAAACAGGCAGAAGCCATTAGCAGTGCTGCGAAACAAAAAGCTAAAGAAATTGGTGTGCCGATGAATATTGCTATTGTAGATGCAGGCGCAAACCTGAAAGCTTTTCACCGTATGGAGAATGCTTGGTTGGGCTCTATCGACATTGCTATAAAAAAAGCTAAAACCGCCCGCTACTTTGATATGGAAACCGGCAAGCTCGGACAGCTATCACAACCTGGCGGAGCACTATACCAAATTGAGGTATCAAACGGCGGGTTAATTACCTTTCCAGGTGGGATACCGATCAAAAACTCTGCGGGCGAGATTATAGGTGCCATCGGTGTGTCTGGCGGTTCGGTTGAGCAAGACCATGAGGTAGCTTTAGCCGGTTTAGCAGTATCTTTTTAA
- a CDS encoding DUF1801 domain-containing protein, whose amino-acid sequence MVADRRPLTINEYIAAFQPQTQQLLEQVRWAIHEAAPDAEETISYAMPAFKLKGNLVYFASYKPYVSFYANPQRS is encoded by the coding sequence ATGGTAGCAGATCGGCGCCCGCTAACTATCAACGAGTATATCGCTGCCTTTCAGCCACAGACACAGCAACTGCTGGAGCAGGTGCGTTGGGCTATACATGAAGCAGCGCCCGACGCCGAAGAAACCATTAGTTATGCAATGCCTGCGTTTAAATTAAAAGGCAACCTGGTTTACTTTGCAAGTTATAAACCTTACGTAAGTTTTTACGCTAACCCCCAAAGGTCATGA
- a CDS encoding SGNH/GDSL hydrolase family protein — protein sequence MKTLLLLLIAAGFLFLSFSEKKVTWVAIGDSITYLNDHTNETGNRVTKGYLTRVVERLPQLAYVNQGHNGWTVVRIAQQIEKLGLVKADIYSVFLGTNDWWHSEPLGTFTNYKNATGNQTVYGAYRTIINKIHSLNPDAKIILITPLQRSDFVYINNSKNNAYGSYKAKDGQQLTDFAKAVDSIAHYEKCELVDLYHKSKITQKNLINFKRLKDPATGQYKNYKYPDFTQIPFNPETDEYPYPPEAIGMAYDGLHPSDKGNQRIADMIVKAMKKIMSK from the coding sequence ATGAAAACACTGCTCCTCTTACTCATCGCAGCAGGCTTCCTGTTTTTGTCGTTTTCCGAAAAGAAAGTCACTTGGGTAGCCATTGGCGATTCTATCACGTATTTAAACGATCATACCAATGAAACCGGCAACCGGGTTACTAAAGGCTATCTTACACGGGTGGTTGAAAGGCTGCCTCAGTTAGCATACGTTAACCAGGGCCATAACGGTTGGACAGTAGTTCGCATCGCGCAGCAAATTGAAAAACTTGGCTTGGTTAAGGCCGATATTTATAGTGTATTTTTAGGCACCAATGATTGGTGGCATAGCGAGCCCTTAGGCACGTTTACTAACTATAAAAACGCTACCGGTAACCAAACCGTGTATGGAGCCTATCGTACTATCATCAATAAAATACACAGTTTAAATCCCGACGCAAAAATCATTTTAATTACTCCGTTGCAACGGTCGGACTTTGTTTACATCAACAATTCTAAAAACAACGCCTATGGCTCCTACAAAGCCAAAGATGGTCAGCAACTTACAGATTTTGCCAAAGCGGTAGATAGCATTGCACACTATGAAAAATGTGAATTAGTAGACCTCTACCATAAAAGTAAAATCACCCAAAAAAATCTTATAAATTTTAAACGCCTGAAAGACCCAGCCACCGGCCAATACAAAAACTATAAATATCCAGACTTTACCCAAATACCCTTTAACCCCGAAACTGACGAATACCCATATCCACCCGAGGCTATCGGCATGGCTTATGATGGTCTGCACCCCTCTGATAAAGGCAATCAGCGCATTGCAGATATGATAGTTAAAGCCATGAAAAAAATCATGAGCAAATAA
- a CDS encoding DUF3078 domain-containing protein, with amino-acid sequence MLRTILGIFLAFIFCTSVAEAQQTDSLKRVTDSLLRVQNIRLADSLRRADSIRRENIKIDTNLLNSYRLGTPRNALPQRLRPVQIAPELIPITMLDYKVSYWHKTVTLGFNFNQSGFSNNWAGGGVNSFALGGNLDFKLEYNKQPFVYTTQLILLYGRSKNRSQLSRKTNDRIFWDNKLATQLSKSWFFYGSLSFESQFDKGFNYDANRGPLLISNFMSPGYVTESLGFEYKPNSYFDLRIGTGTARQTFVLDTTIYRNLSGNYGVTPGRTFKNELAFQATALFDKDIMQNLHLTTRYNIFVPYGRSLQNVDHRLDLTLAARVNRLIAVTITGVALFDKDTSPSIQGNENLTLGVIYKFP; translated from the coding sequence ATGTTGCGAACGATATTAGGGATATTTCTGGCATTTATATTTTGCACTTCGGTAGCTGAGGCTCAACAAACAGATAGTTTGAAACGCGTTACCGATAGCCTGCTCCGTGTACAAAATATTCGCCTAGCTGACAGCTTGCGCCGTGCCGACAGCATCCGCCGCGAAAATATTAAAATAGACACTAACCTGCTTAATAGCTACCGGCTGGGTACGCCCCGTAATGCTTTACCGCAACGCCTGCGCCCTGTACAAATTGCACCCGAGCTCATCCCTATAACCATGCTCGATTATAAGGTAAGTTACTGGCATAAAACGGTCACCTTAGGTTTTAATTTTAATCAATCAGGTTTTAGTAATAACTGGGCCGGTGGCGGTGTTAACTCTTTTGCCCTGGGTGGTAACCTCGATTTTAAATTAGAGTATAACAAACAACCGTTTGTCTACACTACACAGCTTATTTTATTATACGGCCGCTCTAAAAACCGCAGCCAGCTTTCGCGCAAAACCAACGACCGCATTTTTTGGGATAATAAATTAGCTACACAGTTATCTAAAAGCTGGTTCTTTTACGGCTCGTTGAGCTTTGAATCGCAGTTTGATAAAGGTTTTAATTACGATGCTAATCGCGGCCCGTTACTGATCTCAAATTTTATGTCGCCGGGCTATGTCACCGAGTCGTTGGGTTTTGAGTATAAGCCAAATTCTTACTTCGATTTACGTATAGGTACAGGTACAGCACGCCAAACCTTTGTGTTGGATACTACCATTTATCGTAACCTGTCGGGCAATTACGGTGTAACGCCGGGCCGTACGTTTAAAAACGAGCTGGCATTTCAGGCTACTGCTTTGTTTGACAAAGACATTATGCAAAACCTGCATTTAACTACCCGTTATAACATATTCGTCCCCTATGGCAGGTCGCTGCAAAACGTCGACCATCGCCTGGATTTAACTTTAGCTGCACGTGTTAACCGTTTAATTGCAGTAACTATTACAGGTGTGGCTCTGTTTGATAAGGACACCTCACCGTCTATACAGGGCAACGAAAACCTTACATTGGGTGTAATTTATAAATTCCCGTAA
- a CDS encoding SDR family oxidoreductase, translated as MTKVWFITGSARGLGRSITKAALAAGHQVAATARNPEHLKELTKDYPEQILVLPLDVTSPDQIKQAVAQTIDRFGRIDVLVNNAGFGITGAAEAFTDQQVRSQLETNLYAPIELTRAVLPHMRKQRSGRIMQISSIGGRIGTPGVSIYQAAKFGLSGFAEALSREVAPLGIRVTSVEPGGFRTDWSGASMSYAPVVEGYEQTVGFVMQFLKGDGFVPMGDPDKAAKVLVDLAEHPEPPVHLVLGSEAAAMLQQTDKLRKAEFEQWLPISTSTDADDATDFLETEAGKAYAKIKGVE; from the coding sequence ATGACAAAAGTTTGGTTTATTACCGGTTCGGCCCGTGGATTAGGCCGAAGCATTACTAAAGCGGCATTGGCAGCAGGCCACCAGGTAGCAGCTACGGCTCGCAACCCCGAACATCTAAAAGAATTAACAAAAGATTACCCGGAGCAAATTTTAGTATTACCATTAGACGTAACCAGTCCGGATCAAATCAAGCAAGCGGTTGCACAAACCATAGACCGGTTTGGCCGGATTGATGTTTTGGTAAATAATGCCGGGTTTGGTATTACCGGAGCCGCCGAGGCTTTTACTGACCAGCAGGTGCGCAGCCAGTTAGAAACTAATTTATATGCCCCTATTGAACTTACACGCGCTGTATTACCCCATATGCGTAAGCAGCGCTCTGGCCGTATCATGCAGATCAGCTCAATAGGCGGACGCATTGGCACGCCAGGCGTTAGCATTTACCAGGCTGCCAAATTTGGCTTAAGCGGCTTTGCCGAAGCATTGTCGCGCGAGGTAGCGCCATTGGGCATCAGGGTTACCTCGGTAGAGCCTGGCGGTTTCCGAACCGATTGGTCAGGCGCCTCTATGAGTTATGCCCCCGTGGTTGAGGGATACGAGCAAACGGTTGGCTTTGTAATGCAATTTTTAAAAGGCGACGGATTTGTGCCCATGGGCGACCCTGACAAGGCGGCCAAAGTATTGGTTGACTTAGCCGAACACCCTGAACCGCCGGTACACTTAGTACTGGGCAGCGAAGCGGCAGCCATGCTGCAGCAAACGGATAAATTACGAAAAGCCGAATTTGAGCAATGGCTACCTATATCAACCTCGACAGATGCTGACGATGCGACAGACTTTTTAGAGACAGAAGCAGGTAAGGCTTATGCGAAAATAAAAGGTGTAGAATAA
- a CDS encoding glucosaminidase domain-containing protein, whose translation MLKNKGYWLLLVVVLSSCAARKKVLSPTDVAHENNKRIQNENRQTIGAYSAYTVNSYIDRFKDIAVKEMNLYGIPASITLAQGLFESGFGNGELAKVANNHFGIKCTSDWKGRSYFKDDDNLNDCFRVYNNPEDSYRDHSEFLKRKRYARLFELDKNDYVGWAYGLKEAGYATNPKYPQLLINTIQKYHLDQYDRPEGEIQKIKREDRVLSQINQNIGKAVKDSIIKATPNHQLYTVVTGDTLYSVSRRFGLTVDELRALNNLPDNSIKIGQQIIVSK comes from the coding sequence GTGTTAAAAAATAAAGGTTACTGGCTTTTGTTGGTTGTAGTGCTGTCATCATGTGCTGCCCGTAAAAAAGTATTAAGCCCTACTGATGTAGCGCACGAAAACAACAAGCGCATACAAAATGAAAACCGGCAGACTATTGGTGCCTATTCTGCCTACACGGTAAACTCTTACATTGACCGGTTTAAAGACATTGCTGTAAAAGAAATGAACCTTTACGGTATTCCGGCCAGTATTACACTGGCACAGGGACTATTTGAATCAGGCTTTGGCAATGGCGAACTGGCCAAAGTAGCTAATAACCATTTTGGTATCAAATGCACCTCTGACTGGAAAGGCCGGAGTTATTTTAAAGATGATGACAATTTGAATGATTGCTTTAGAGTATACAATAATCCCGAAGACTCGTACCGCGATCATTCAGAATTTTTAAAACGTAAACGGTACGCCCGGTTGTTTGAACTGGATAAAAATGATTATGTAGGCTGGGCCTATGGTTTAAAAGAAGCCGGCTACGCCACCAACCCTAAGTATCCCCAATTACTCATCAACACTATTCAAAAATATCACCTCGACCAGTATGACCGCCCGGAAGGTGAAATTCAGAAGATAAAACGCGAAGACCGTGTGCTGAGCCAGATTAACCAAAATATTGGCAAGGCCGTTAAAGACTCGATTATTAAGGCTACTCCTAACCATCAACTTTACACCGTTGTTACCGGCGATACACTATATTCGGTATCGCGGCGTTTTGGCCTTACGGTTGACGAACTAAGAGCGCTGAACAACTTGCCGGATAACAGTATCAAAATCGGTCAGCAAATAATAGTGAGCAAATAG
- a CDS encoding O-methyltransferase — protein MEILDPQLQLYLETHCDPEPEALKKINRETHLKQLKPNMLSGHYQGRLLSMLSKLVNPKLILEIGSFTGYATICLAEGLTEGGKIHTIEVNREQEETLRRNFELAGFTNRIELHIGDAKQVIFGFTDKLFDICFIDADKKSNLTYFELMIDKIRPGGLIIIDNVLWKGKVYGEATDADTELFRKLNDAIAVNTQVEKLILPVRDGVLVIRKK, from the coding sequence ATGGAAATTTTAGATCCGCAACTGCAGCTTTACCTGGAAACGCACTGTGATCCGGAGCCTGAAGCATTAAAAAAAATTAATCGCGAAACGCATTTAAAGCAGTTAAAACCTAATATGTTGTCGGGCCATTACCAGGGCCGCTTGCTAAGCATGCTGAGCAAACTGGTAAACCCAAAACTGATTTTGGAAATTGGTTCATTTACTGGTTATGCAACCATTTGCCTGGCCGAAGGACTAACCGAAGGCGGCAAAATACATACGATTGAAGTGAACCGCGAGCAGGAAGAAACCCTGCGCAGAAATTTTGAATTAGCTGGCTTTACCAACCGCATCGAACTGCATATAGGTGATGCTAAGCAAGTTATATTTGGATTTACCGATAAACTTTTTGATATTTGTTTTATTGACGCAGATAAGAAGAGCAATTTGACTTATTTTGAGTTGATGATCGACAAAATACGGCCGGGAGGTTTAATAATAATTGATAATGTTTTGTGGAAAGGTAAAGTGTACGGCGAAGCAACAGATGCCGATACCGAGCTTTTCAGAAAACTAAATGACGCCATTGCTGTTAACACACAGGTTGAAAAACTCATACTGCCTGTGCGAGACGGAGTGCTCGTCATCAGAAAAAAGTAA
- the ffh gene encoding signal recognition particle protein yields the protein MFENLSDKLDRAFKVLKGQGTITEINVAETMKEIRKALLDADVNYKTAKAFTDEVRQKALGENVLTTISPGQLLTKIMNDELTALMGGTTAEITFPATPTVILIAGLNGAGKTTFSGKLANFLKTQKNKKPLLVADDIYRPAAITQLQVLGEQIGIPVYANLESKDPVAIALEGIAQAKQNGNNVVIIDTAGRLAIDEAMMREIEQVKAAVNPHEILFVVDAMTGQDAVNTAKVFNDRLDFTGAVLTKLDGDTRGGAALSIKSVVNKPIKFIGTGEKMEALDVFHPDRMASRILGMGDVISLVERAQQQFDEKQAAELQKKIRKNKFDFTDFYSQIQQIKKMGNMKDLMGMIPGVGKMMKDVEIGDDAFKAIEAIIQSMTPFEKANPDSINQSRRARIATGSGTDIQEVNRLIKQFEDMRKIMKQVSNPAAMANMMRKMPKM from the coding sequence ATGTTTGAAAATCTTTCCGATAAGCTCGACAGGGCGTTTAAAGTTCTGAAAGGACAAGGAACTATTACTGAAATTAACGTGGCCGAAACCATGAAGGAAATTAGAAAAGCCTTACTGGACGCCGACGTAAACTATAAAACCGCTAAAGCCTTTACCGATGAGGTAAGGCAAAAAGCATTAGGCGAAAACGTGTTGACCACAATTTCGCCAGGCCAGTTGCTCACCAAAATCATGAATGATGAGCTAACGGCCCTAATGGGTGGCACTACTGCCGAAATTACTTTTCCAGCTACGCCAACCGTCATCTTAATTGCAGGTTTAAACGGTGCCGGTAAAACTACTTTTAGTGGTAAGCTGGCTAACTTTTTAAAAACGCAGAAAAATAAGAAGCCATTACTGGTAGCTGATGATATTTACCGCCCTGCAGCAATTACGCAGTTACAGGTATTGGGCGAGCAAATAGGCATCCCGGTTTATGCTAACCTAGAATCGAAAGACCCGGTAGCTATTGCCCTTGAGGGTATTGCCCAGGCTAAACAAAATGGAAACAATGTAGTTATTATTGACACCGCCGGCCGTTTAGCTATTGATGAGGCCATGATGCGGGAGATTGAGCAGGTTAAAGCTGCCGTTAACCCGCACGAGATTTTGTTTGTGGTGGATGCCATGACCGGTCAGGATGCGGTAAATACGGCCAAGGTGTTTAATGATCGCCTTGACTTTACCGGTGCGGTACTAACCAAACTGGATGGTGATACCCGCGGTGGTGCAGCGCTATCTATTAAATCGGTAGTTAACAAGCCTATCAAGTTTATTGGTACGGGCGAAAAGATGGAAGCGCTGGACGTTTTCCATCCCGACCGTATGGCTTCGCGTATATTGGGCATGGGCGACGTGATCTCATTAGTAGAGCGTGCTCAGCAGCAGTTTGACGAAAAACAAGCCGCCGAACTCCAAAAGAAGATTCGCAAAAATAAATTTGACTTTACCGACTTTTACAGCCAGATACAGCAGATCAAAAAAATGGGTAACATGAAAGATCTGATGGGCATGATACCAGGTGTAGGCAAAATGATGAAAGACGTGGAAATTGGCGATGATGCATTTAAAGCTATCGAAGCGATTATTCAATCCATGACTCCTTTCGAAAAAGCTAACCCCGACAGCATTAACCAAAGCCGCCGGGCACGTATTGCTACTGGCTCAGGCACCGATATTCAGGAAGTAAACCGCCTGATTAAGCAGTTTGAAGATATGCGTAAAATTATGAAGCAGGTAAGTAACCCTGCCGCTATGGCCAACATGATGCGCAAAATGCCGAAAATGTAA
- the ruvX gene encoding Holliday junction resolvase RuvX, with amino-acid sequence MARVMSFDYGTKRIGLAVTDPLQMIATGLDNIHPKDIIEYLNKYLHSEQVETFVVGEPKQMDNTPSQSAIHVRGFVNLLKKTFPEIPVEMMDERFTSKMASAAILAGGVKKAGRQNKALVDTVSAVILLQSWMEQRSFGRF; translated from the coding sequence ATGGCCCGAGTAATGTCTTTTGATTATGGCACCAAGCGTATTGGCCTTGCTGTAACCGATCCGCTGCAAATGATTGCTACCGGGCTGGATAACATCCATCCGAAAGACATTATTGAGTACCTGAATAAGTATTTGCACTCCGAACAGGTAGAAACCTTTGTAGTAGGCGAACCTAAGCAAATGGACAATACGCCATCGCAATCGGCCATACACGTCAGAGGCTTTGTTAATTTGCTAAAAAAGACGTTCCCCGAAATACCTGTTGAAATGATGGACGAGCGCTTTACCTCAAAAATGGCGTCGGCTGCCATCTTAGCTGGCGGCGTAAAAAAGGCCGGCCGTCAAAATAAGGCACTGGTGGATACGGTTTCGGCGGTGATATTACTGCAATCGTGGATGGAGCAGCGATCGTTTGGGCGGTTTTGA